One genomic window of Arachis stenosperma cultivar V10309 chromosome 10, arast.V10309.gnm1.PFL2, whole genome shotgun sequence includes the following:
- the LOC130956069 gene encoding 40S ribosomal protein S12-like — protein sequence MAGEEGPVVAAEPAAPAIGEPMDIMTALQLTLRKSLAYGGLARGLHEGAKVIEKRTAQLVVLAEDCDQPDYVKLVKALCAEHNVSLLTVPSAKTLGEWAGLCKIDSEGKARKVTGCSCVVVKDFGEEHEAYNVVLQHVKAQ from the exons ATGGCTGG TGAAGAAGGTCCTGTTGTGGCAGCTGAGCCAGCAGCTCCTGCCATCGGCGAGCCAATGGATATCATGACTGCCTTACAGCTAACACTTAGGAAGTCACTTGCTTATGGTGGTCTTGCACGAGGCCTTCATGAGGGTGCCAAGGTGATCGAGAAGCGCACTGCTCAGCTCGTTGTTCTTGCTGAGGATTGTGACCAACCTGACTATGTTAAACTCGTCAAGGCCCTTTGTGCTGAGCACAATGTTAGTTTGTTGACAGTTCCAAGTGCAAAGACCCTTGGAGAATGGGCTGGG TTGTGCAAGATTGATTCGGAAGGAAAAGCTAGGAAGGTAACTGGTTGCTCCTGCGTAGTTGTGAAG GATTTTGGAGAAGAACATGAAGCCTATAATGTTGTCCTTCAGCACGTTAAAGCTCAATGA
- the LOC130957345 gene encoding uncharacterized protein LOC130957345: MSDRVLLKVYYFGQILLQTSKGVKFICEKPLDVVIPFIISFEELKGVICEKIDSERAKKILCILYRYPIQVFGGFVQFQTRYVTDEASMQEMFSMYIENRAQISFIELYVEFEQSEANRNILREDYNSDSEEEFESNYQFVGSDGDGVEDQGDGATAPDVTEVANALANDEPFEEPSFMRVLDLEAMHVPEFPGYMTAEIPIVADGEFAVGMEFSSREAVIKAIKEYTIRRSVDYRVYESEPLTFYAKCTQYGSGCDWLIRVSMINRKYCWVIRRYNGSHTCTRATISQDHSKLDSLTIAEAIKPLVEADPSLKVKSVIAEVQSKFNYTISYRKAWLAKQRAVEKIFGGWEASYEALPIWFEAMCHKEPSAVVHFETMPAYQGDDLVGDIRVLHRVFWSYYPCIRAFRHCKPVVQVDGTHLYGKYKGCLLVAVSQDGNNNIVPIAFAIVEGETSDAWHFFLSNLRQHVVTRDGIGLISDRHESINAAVERSNGAWSPPRAFHMFCIRHIESNFLRKFKAPFLQKLVVNIGYSRTVREYELRYQRLRERGEAYTDWLNRIPREQYALAFDGGYRWGHMTTNLVECINSVLKGARNLPITALVKATFYRLNELFTRKRAEAEARISAGHVFSDVVTSKLHANQLVSGNIQSIYEDFDVTAVSSRWIGSLADMCSHIVPTNDWIGNYMSMMCIRWTKFGGCTEQGLGH, translated from the exons ATGAGTGATAGAGTGTTACTAAAGGTGTATTATTTTGGTCAGATTTTACTACAAACTTCGAAAGGAGTAAAATTTATATGTGAAAAACCCTTAGATGTTGTTATTCCTTTTATCATCTCATTTGAAGAGCTGAAAGGGGTGATTTGTGAAAAGATTGATTCTGAGAGAGCAAAAAAGATATTATGTATTCTATACAGATATCCCATACAGGTATTTGGTGGATTCGTCCAGTTTCAAACCAGATATGTGACGGACGAAGCGAGCATGCAAGAGATGTTTTCGATGTATATTGAAAACCGGGCTCAGATCTCGTTCATAGAGttgtatgttgagtttgaacaatctGAGGCCAACCGAAATATTCTACGAGAAGATTATAATAGTGACAGTGAAGAAGAGTTCGAAAGTAACTACCAGTTTGTTGGTTCAGATGGAGATGGAGTTGAAGATCAAGGTGACGGAGCTACGGCGCCAGATGTAACAGAGGTGGCAAATGCACTCGCAAACGATGAGCCGTTTGAGGAGCCATCATTCATGCGAGTTTTGGATTTGGAAGCCATGCATGTTCCGGAGTTTCCGGGATATATGACTGCAG AGATTCCTATTGTCGCAGATGGTGAGTTTGCCGTTGGTATGGAGTTCAGTTCGAGGGAAGCTGTTATTAAGGCGATAAAAGAGTATACCATACGACGAAGTGTAGACTACCGGGTGTATGAGTCTGAGCCGTTGACATTTTATGCCAAGTGTACGCAATACGGATCAGGGTGTGATTGGCTTATCAGGGTTAGCATGATCAACAGGAAGTACTGTTGGGTTATAAGGAGGTATAATGGTAGTCACACATGTACCCGAGCCACCATTTCACAAGATCATTCGAAACTGGATTCTCTCACAATTGCAGAAGCGATAAAGCCATTGGTTGAGGCGGACCCCTCCTTAAAGGTAAAGTCGGTTATAGCAGAAGTGCAATCGAAGTTTAACTACACCATTAGTTATCGGAAAGCATGGCTGGCTAAGCAAAGGGCagtagaaaaaatatttggaggtTGGGAAGCATCGTATGAAGCGTTGCCTATATGGTTTGAGGCCATGTGTCATAAGGAGCCGTCAGCTGTTGTCCATTTTGAGACTATGCCTGCTTATCAAGGCGATGACTTGGTGGGTGATATTCGAGTACTGCATCGAGTATTTTGGAGTTATTACCCCTGTATTAGGGCATTCAGACATTGTAAACCAGTTGTCCAGGTGGATGGGACTCACTTGTATGGAAAGTATAAGGGGTGTCTGCTAGTGGCAGTTTCACAAGATGGCAACAACAATATTGTCCCAATTGCGTTTGCTATTGTGGAGGGAGAGACTTCTGATGCATGGCACTTTTTCCTAAGTAACCTTCGTCAACATGTTGTCACTCGGGATGGTATCGGTCTAATATCCGACCGACATGAATCCATCAATGCAGCAGTGGAGCGCAGTAACGGAGCTTGGTCACCTCCTAGAGCTTTTCATATGTTTTGCATCAGGCATATTGAGTCAAACTTTCTGCGGAAATTCAAGGCACCGTTCCTCCAAAAATTGGTCGTCAACATTG GATATTCAAGGACGGTGCGGGAGTACGAACTGCGTTACCAGCGATTACGGGAACGGGGCGAAGCGTATACAGACTGGTTAAACCGAATTCCTCGCGAACAGTATGCATTGGCATTTGATGGTGGATACCGATGGGGTCACATGACGACGAATCTTGTGGAATGCATCAATTCAGTGTTGAAGGGTGCACGCAATCTGCCTATAACTGCTCTTGTGAAGGCAACATTCTACAGGCTAAACGAGTTGTTCACCCGAAAAAGAGCAGAGGCAGAAGCGCGGATTAGTGCTGGCCATGTGTTCTCTGATGTCGTGACCTCGAAGTTGCACGCAAACCAGCTTGTATCGGGAAACATTCAG TCGATCTACGAGGACTTCGATGTGACTGCGGTGAGTTCCAGGTGGATCGGATCCCTTGCAGACATGTGTTCGCATATTGTGCCAACCAACGACTGGATTGGAAACTATATGTCCATGATGTGTATAAGATGGACCAAATTCGGCGGGTGTACCGAGCAAGGTTTAGGCCACTAG